In Mytilus edulis chromosome 6, xbMytEdul2.2, whole genome shotgun sequence, the following proteins share a genomic window:
- the LOC139529034 gene encoding activated RNA polymerase II transcriptional coactivator p15-like: MREEILQNSNSYSKTRQLITTLQRRGPRAFECFCTALTDEGKSSLVHLLKESKIKSEVSKDRAMLPIGGDIFVVVNEWRDKVLIHIRKYEKNSADVYVPTKKGIALDLNQWQLLEMYVNEIEEAISQMIDDVTGVPEMTFYLVRGVYVSVNKTYPTVDVRQRWKIPENNQIVSTKKGISLTYDKWEGLKGTFPDVRETVPEIETTTPCILSEDHQNQERMLMCSNCNPFAEPL; this comes from the coding sequence ATGAGGGAAGAAATTTTACAGAATTCAAACTCTTATTCGAAAACTAGACAACTCATTACAACACTTCAGAGAAGGGGCCCAAGGGcatttgaatgtttttgtacAGCACTGACTGATGAAGGCAAGTCAAGTTTAGTACATCTTTTGAAAGAGTCAAAGATTAAATCAGAAGTATCAAAAGATAGAGCCATGTTACCTATAGGAGGAGATATATTTGTCGTCGTCAATGAATGGCGTGACAAGGTGTTGATTCACATCCGTAAATACGAAAAGAATTCAGCAGACGTGTATGTTCCTACAAAAAAGGGAATCGCACTGGATTTGAACCAATGGCAGCTATTAGAAATGTATGTTAACGAAATCGAAGAGGCTATAAGTCAGATGATTGATGACGTTACAGGGGTTCCTGAAATGACTTTTTATCTTGTTAGAGGTGTGTACGTTTCTGTAAACAAAACGTACCCAACAGTTGATGTCAGGCAACGCTGGAAGATACCTGAAAACAATCAGATAGTTTCAACAAAGAAGGGCATTTCTCTCACATATGACAAGTGGGAAGGGTTGAAAGGGACATTTCCTGACGTCAGAGAGACTGTTCCTGAAATAGAAACTACGACCCCTTGTATTTTATCAGAAGACCATCAAAACCAAGAAAGGATGCTCATGTGTTCAAACTGTAACCCATTTGCCGAACCTTTATGA
- the LOC139529035 gene encoding uncharacterized protein F54H12.2-like, translated as MSNFTSPDVSTVDFFVSGQGPEYMDLRRSRLYVRAKLVKADGTALDDTDTSSIVNLPLQAMWTQMDVYMNNKLVSLNTSNYPWKAYINTILTSGTDEQKSQLQSQLFMKDSGDLANTDGKNGANTGLILRRDFIKNSREFEMEGPLFEDIFSLDRHLIQGVDLYIKLYRSSDQFFVISGEDAPAYKLQLLDCVYKACKIKVDPGIIVNHMKQIETKPVRYYFQRTEVKRNTINKDSREFIWDNMFNIRPSTLVLGLISQESGNGTYDSNPFCFNHYNATDVGLYVKGESVPARPLKLDFGDNRQYATAYANLFEVCEKMNRDAGLAITREDYGKGYTLYAFPLDPKGLGDDYINFVKHGHVRVEIKFKTGLPSAVTCIAFGVFDSFLEIDHSRNVRYIQS; from the coding sequence ATGTCAAACTTTACTTCGCCAGATGTATCTACAGTAGATTTTTTCGTTTCTGGACAAGGTCCCGAATACATGGATTTAAGACGGAGTAGATTATATGTTCGTGCAAAACTTGTCAAGGCCGATGGAACGGCACTTGACGATACCGATACGTCGAGTATTGTAAATTTGCCTCTTCAAGCTATGTGGACACAAATGGATGTGTATATGAACAATAAACTAGTGTCTTTAAATACGTCAAACTACCCATGGAAAGCCTATATTAACACTATTCTTACCAGTGGGACCGATGAACAGAAATCACAACTTCAGTCACAATTGTTCATGAAAGATTCCGGTGATTTAGCGAATACGGATGGAAAAAACGGAGCTAACACTGGATTGATTCTTCGTCGAGATTTTATCAAGAACAGTAGAGAATTTGAAATGGAGGGACCGCTGTTTGAAGACATATTTTCACTGGATCGCCATTTAATACAAGGCGTCGATTTGTATATAAAACTTTATCGTAGTAGCGACCAGTTTTTTGTCATTTCGGGTGAGGACGCCCCCGCCTACAAGTTACAGTTGTTAGATTGTGTTTATAAGGCATGCAAAATTAAAGTAGACCCAGGAATCATTGTTAACCATATGAAACAGATAGAAACCAAGCCTGTCCGTTACTATTTCCAAAGGACGGAAGTAAAACGAAACACTATCAATAAAGACTCTAGGGAGTTCATTTGGGACAATATGTTCAACATCCGTCCAAGTACTCTAGTCTTAGGGCTAATTTCACAAGAAAGCGGAAATGGTACGTACGATTCCAACCCCTTCTGTTTCAACCATTACAATGCTACTGATGTAGGACTGTACGTAAAGGGAGAGAGCGTTCCAGCGAGACCGTTAAAGCTTGACTTTGGGGATAATCGACAGTATGCAACGGCATACGCTAATTTATTTGAGGTCTGTGAAAAAATGAACAGAGACGCAGGACTTGCTATAACAAGAGAAGACTATGGAAAAGGGTACACCTTGTATGCTTTTCCATTGGACCCGAAAGGACTTGGAGATGACTATATAAACTTCGTGAAGCATGGACATGTGAGAGTGGAAATAAAGTTCAAGACTGGACTACCCTCTGCTGTCACTTGCATAGCTTTTGGAGTATTCGATTCATTTCTAGAGATAGACCATTCCCGAAACGTTCGCTATATACAGTCATGA